A single window of Rana temporaria chromosome 1, aRanTem1.1, whole genome shotgun sequence DNA harbors:
- the INO80B gene encoding INO80 complex subunit B isoform X1, giving the protein MEEPGDEGDAPSHGAHKKKHKKHKKHKKKHHQEVGGTSGYSPHHHSDSSHKSPHKPQLKLKIKLGGQVLGTKNVPTFTVVPEVPQSPLRVVDEDEEPMEGVPIEQYRAWLDEDSNLDPLPSSVGPPRETEQDEENRWLDALERGELDVNGDLKRNTDESLLTARQKALLQKQQTPPMPLYPPAVYARPLPELSQEMLVKREEKARKRRLQAAKKAEESKKQTIERLTKTSKTRGAKPSQGRRGRQPPCPTVRYQHTAHGITLSYPVGVPYPTPAEPRPALPAPQLCGVRGCTNLKRYACSKTLIPLCSLECYRKNLEGAPDTTA; this is encoded by the exons ATGGAGGAGCCAG gtgatgAAGGCGACGCCCCCTCACATGGAGCTCATAAGAAGaaacataaaaaacacaaaaagcataAGAAGAAGCATCACCAGGAAGTGGGCGGGACCTCCGGCTACTCCCCCCATCACCATTCCGACTCCTCCCACAAATCTCCCCACAAACCGCAACTCAAACTGAAAATCAAACTGGGAGGTCAAGTGCTGGGGACCAAGAA tgtCCCCACGTTCACGGTGGTCCCGGAGGTGCCGCAGTCTCCGCTCAGGGTGGTGGACGAGGACGAGGAGCCGATGGAAGGAGTCCCTATAGAGCAATACCGGGCCTGGCTGG ATGAGGACAGTAATCTGGACCCTCTGCCTTCCTCAGTGGGGCCCCCCCGGGAGACCGAGCAGGACGAGGAGAACCGCTGGTTGGACGCGCTGGAGAGAGGAGAGCTGGACGTCAACGGAGACCTGAAACGCAACACTGATGAGTCGCTGCTGACCGCACGTCAG AAAGCCCTCCTACAGAAGCAGCAGACCCCGCCCATGCCTCTGTACCCTCCCGCCGTCTACGCCCGCCCCCTGCCTGAGCTGTCCCAGGAGATGTTGGTGAAGAGGGAGGAGAAGGCCCGGAAAAGACGCCTGCAGGCCGCCAAGAAGGCCGAGGAGAGCAAGAAGCAGACCATCGAGAGGCTGACCAAAACCTCCAAGACGCGGGGCGCCAAACCCAGCCAAGGGAGGCGCGGACGCCAGCCGCCCTGCCCCACCGTCCGCTACCAGCACACCGCCCACGGCATCACCTTGTCCTATCCCGTGGGAGTGCCGTACCCAACCCCCGCCGAGCCACGCCCCGCTCTGCCGGCGCCACAGCTCTGCGGAGTCCGCGGCTGCACCAACCTCAAACGCTACGCCTGTTCCAAGACTCTGATCCCGCTGTGCAGCCTCGAGTGCTACCGCAAGAACCTGGAGGGGGCGCCGGACACCACGGCCTGA
- the INO80B gene encoding INO80 complex subunit B isoform X2 codes for MEEPGDEGDAPSHGAHKKKHKKHKKHKKKHHQEVGGTSGYSPHHHSDSSHKSPHKPQLKLKIKLGGQVLGTKNVPTFTVVPEVPQSPLRVVDEDEEPMEGVPIEQYRAWLVGPPRETEQDEENRWLDALERGELDVNGDLKRNTDESLLTARQKALLQKQQTPPMPLYPPAVYARPLPELSQEMLVKREEKARKRRLQAAKKAEESKKQTIERLTKTSKTRGAKPSQGRRGRQPPCPTVRYQHTAHGITLSYPVGVPYPTPAEPRPALPAPQLCGVRGCTNLKRYACSKTLIPLCSLECYRKNLEGAPDTTA; via the exons ATGGAGGAGCCAG gtgatgAAGGCGACGCCCCCTCACATGGAGCTCATAAGAAGaaacataaaaaacacaaaaagcataAGAAGAAGCATCACCAGGAAGTGGGCGGGACCTCCGGCTACTCCCCCCATCACCATTCCGACTCCTCCCACAAATCTCCCCACAAACCGCAACTCAAACTGAAAATCAAACTGGGAGGTCAAGTGCTGGGGACCAAGAA tgtCCCCACGTTCACGGTGGTCCCGGAGGTGCCGCAGTCTCCGCTCAGGGTGGTGGACGAGGACGAGGAGCCGATGGAAGGAGTCCCTATAGAGCAATACCGGGCCTGGCTGG TGGGGCCCCCCCGGGAGACCGAGCAGGACGAGGAGAACCGCTGGTTGGACGCGCTGGAGAGAGGAGAGCTGGACGTCAACGGAGACCTGAAACGCAACACTGATGAGTCGCTGCTGACCGCACGTCAG AAAGCCCTCCTACAGAAGCAGCAGACCCCGCCCATGCCTCTGTACCCTCCCGCCGTCTACGCCCGCCCCCTGCCTGAGCTGTCCCAGGAGATGTTGGTGAAGAGGGAGGAGAAGGCCCGGAAAAGACGCCTGCAGGCCGCCAAGAAGGCCGAGGAGAGCAAGAAGCAGACCATCGAGAGGCTGACCAAAACCTCCAAGACGCGGGGCGCCAAACCCAGCCAAGGGAGGCGCGGACGCCAGCCGCCCTGCCCCACCGTCCGCTACCAGCACACCGCCCACGGCATCACCTTGTCCTATCCCGTGGGAGTGCCGTACCCAACCCCCGCCGAGCCACGCCCCGCTCTGCCGGCGCCACAGCTCTGCGGAGTCCGCGGCTGCACCAACCTCAAACGCTACGCCTGTTCCAAGACTCTGATCCCGCTGTGCAGCCTCGAGTGCTACCGCAAGAACCTGGAGGGGGCGCCGGACACCACGGCCTGA